Proteins co-encoded in one Phenylobacterium soli genomic window:
- the uvrC gene encoding excinuclease ABC subunit UvrC: MLDTPADSLKGAALIKDEVKRLPDKPGVYRMYGEGGEVLYVGKARSLKKRVVQYAQGRFHTQRIAHMVDLTRAMEFVVTRTETDALLLEINLIKQLKPRFNVLLRDDKSFPEILIRRDHEAPQLKKHRGAHSIPGDYYGPFASAWAVNRTLNTLQKAFLLRSCTDSVYETRTRPCMLHQIRRCAAPCTGLIELDDYKGLVDQAELFLRGKSRAVMARMAEEMQAAAEDLEFERAARLRDRIRALASIAQETQINPETVDEADVFALHAEGGQACVQVFFFRAGQNWGNRAYFPRIDKSDEDPDVMSAFLGQFYDDKPIPKLILLNVEPTDRELLAEAFCVKGGRKVEILRPQRGEKRELVDHALINAREALGRKMAESSAQSKLLNGVAEAFGLEAPPERIEVYDNSHIMGTNAVGGMIVAGPEGFQKSQYRKFNIRSTDITPGDDFGMMKEVLRRRFGRLVKEEEEGQDAVRPDLVLIDGGMGQVGVVMEIMADLGVDDIPVVGVAKGPDRDAGLERFFIPGKPYFMLEPKSPVLYYLQRLRDEAHRFAIGSHRTRRSMDLKKNPLDEIDGVGPGRKRALLHAFGSARGVARASVDDLAKVEGVSEALAQRIHDFFRKT, encoded by the coding sequence ATGCTCGACACCCCCGCCGACAGCCTGAAGGGCGCGGCCCTCATCAAGGACGAAGTCAAACGGCTGCCGGACAAGCCGGGGGTCTATCGCATGTACGGCGAGGGCGGCGAGGTGCTCTACGTGGGCAAGGCGCGCTCGCTGAAGAAGCGCGTCGTCCAGTACGCCCAGGGCCGCTTCCACACCCAGCGCATCGCCCACATGGTCGACCTGACGCGGGCCATGGAGTTCGTGGTCACCCGCACCGAGACGGACGCCCTGCTGCTCGAGATCAACCTCATCAAGCAACTCAAGCCGCGCTTCAACGTCCTGCTGCGCGACGACAAGTCGTTCCCCGAGATCCTCATCCGCCGCGACCACGAGGCGCCCCAGCTCAAGAAGCACCGCGGCGCCCATTCGATCCCTGGCGACTACTATGGTCCCTTCGCCTCGGCCTGGGCGGTCAACCGCACGCTCAACACCCTGCAGAAGGCCTTCCTCCTGCGCTCGTGCACGGACAGCGTCTACGAGACCCGCACACGGCCCTGCATGCTGCACCAGATCCGCCGGTGCGCCGCGCCCTGCACCGGGCTCATCGAGCTCGACGACTACAAGGGGCTCGTCGACCAGGCCGAGCTCTTCCTGCGCGGCAAGAGCCGGGCGGTGATGGCCAGGATGGCCGAGGAGATGCAGGCCGCCGCCGAGGACCTGGAGTTCGAGCGCGCCGCGCGCCTGCGCGACCGCATCCGGGCGCTCGCCTCCATCGCCCAGGAGACCCAGATCAATCCGGAGACGGTGGACGAGGCCGATGTCTTCGCCCTCCATGCCGAGGGCGGCCAGGCCTGCGTCCAGGTGTTCTTCTTCCGCGCCGGCCAGAACTGGGGCAACCGCGCCTACTTCCCGCGCATCGACAAGTCGGACGAGGACCCGGACGTGATGAGCGCCTTCCTCGGCCAGTTCTACGACGACAAGCCGATCCCCAAGCTCATCCTCCTCAACGTCGAGCCCACCGATCGCGAACTCCTCGCCGAGGCGTTCTGCGTCAAGGGCGGCCGCAAGGTGGAGATCCTCCGGCCGCAGCGCGGCGAGAAGCGCGAGCTCGTCGACCACGCCCTGATCAACGCCCGCGAGGCGCTCGGCCGGAAGATGGCCGAGAGCTCGGCCCAGTCGAAGCTGCTGAACGGGGTGGCCGAGGCCTTCGGCCTGGAGGCGCCGCCCGAGCGCATCGAGGTCTACGACAACAGCCACATCATGGGGACCAACGCCGTCGGCGGCATGATCGTCGCCGGCCCCGAGGGCTTCCAGAAGAGCCAGTACCGCAAGTTCAACATCCGCTCGACCGACATCACCCCGGGCGACGACTTCGGGATGATGAAGGAGGTGCTACGCCGCCGCTTCGGCCGCCTGGTGAAGGAAGAGGAGGAGGGCCAGGACGCGGTGCGTCCCGACCTGGTGCTGATCGACGGCGGCATGGGCCAGGTGGGCGTGGTCATGGAGATCATGGCCGACCTCGGGGTCGACGACATCCCGGTGGTGGGCGTCGCCAAGGGTCCCGACCGCGACGCCGGCCTCGAGCGCTTCTTCATCCCCGGTAAGCCCTACTTCATGCTCGAGCCCAAGAGCCCGGTGCTCTACTACCTCCAGCGGCTGCGCGACGAGGCCCACCGCTTCGCCATCGGCAGCCACCGCACCCGCCGCTCCATGGACCTCAAGAAGAACCCGCTCGACGAGATCGACGGGGTTGGCCCCGGCCGCAAGCGCGCCCTGCTCCACGCCTTCGGTTCAGCCCGCGGCGTCGCCCGCGCCTCGGTGGACGACCTCGCCAAGGTCGAAGGCGTCTCCGAAGCCCTCGCCCAGCGCATCCACGACTTCTTCCGCAAGACCTAG
- a CDS encoding flotillin family protein, with the protein MNVDLQDGLSLLFQRGLELALRIQQDAMEAEQPETRAKLATAFHRISRSVRQTAALKLRLEREAKRAVREDQAAVRADRERQVDLRKTRIKARVEKLIWTEYEGEDADRRESILEDLLDADALEDDFLDLSPEAEIARLCMDLGLPSPPAGEGGGRSPTDEGSMIPSTAARDRDAFDAAPLLPQGEKDDSG; encoded by the coding sequence ATGAACGTTGACCTGCAAGATGGCCTGAGCCTGCTTTTCCAGCGTGGTCTGGAACTGGCGCTGCGCATCCAGCAGGACGCCATGGAAGCCGAGCAGCCGGAGACCCGCGCCAAGCTCGCCACCGCCTTCCACCGCATCTCCAGGTCCGTCCGTCAGACCGCCGCGCTGAAGCTGCGCCTCGAGCGCGAGGCCAAGCGCGCGGTCCGCGAGGACCAAGCGGCGGTCCGCGCCGACCGTGAGCGCCAGGTCGACCTGCGCAAGACCCGCATCAAGGCCCGGGTCGAAAAGCTCATCTGGACCGAGTACGAAGGCGAGGACGCCGACAGGCGCGAAAGCATCCTCGAGGACCTCCTCGACGCCGACGCCCTCGAAGACGACTTCCTCGACCTCTCCCCCGAAGCCGAGATCGCCAGGCTCTGCATGGACCTGGGCCTGCCTTCTCCCCCTGCGGGAGAAGGTGGCGGGCGAAGCCCGACGGATGAGGGGTCGATGATCCCTTCCACCGCCGCTCGAGACCGCGACGCCTTCGACGCCGCCCCCCTTCTCCCGCAAGGGGAGAAGGACGACTCCGGCTGA
- a CDS encoding PAS domain-containing protein → MSIDALAPPALPDSDLQPDFHALFQVLPSPYMVLDRELRYVAVNDAYCAVTERRADELIGRPIFELFPNPGEGGRRLRASFEQVIETGKPHSIPLIPYPIPLPISRGGGFEMRYWSAAHTPLLDAQGRTRFIVQNTVDVTDLQRLKAMAYGGDAEALAPREATLLQRAQEVERANRNLLEESRSLRDLFAQAPGFMAVLSGPDLIFSLVNNTYQQLIGHRPVIGRPVLEALPEIAGQGFDRLLHEVMRSGEPYIGSALSVMLQREPGAPLEERFLDFIYQPMRDPTGEVWGVFVEGSDVTDRVLAERRQKLLLDELNHRVKNTLSTVQAIAAQTLRSGGDVAAVREAFESRLMALSATHDLLTATSWQGAALRDVLLVELKPYAAERYRLAGPEVALAPAEALAFGLLIHELATNAAKYGALKGDDGLVEVCWGRMDGGDRPLLILNWTESGGPRVTPPSRRGFGSRLIERSLKGALRGSAELDFAPEGLRCHVELPLSHG, encoded by the coding sequence ATGTCAATCGACGCGCTGGCGCCGCCGGCGCTCCCGGACAGCGATCTCCAGCCGGATTTCCATGCCCTCTTCCAGGTTCTCCCGAGCCCCTACATGGTGCTCGATCGCGAGCTGCGATACGTGGCCGTCAACGACGCCTATTGCGCCGTGACCGAGCGGCGGGCCGACGAACTGATCGGCCGGCCGATCTTCGAACTGTTCCCCAATCCAGGCGAGGGCGGACGCCGGCTGCGCGCCTCATTCGAGCAGGTCATCGAGACCGGCAAGCCGCACTCCATCCCGCTGATCCCCTACCCCATTCCGCTGCCCATCTCGCGCGGCGGCGGTTTCGAGATGCGCTACTGGTCGGCGGCGCACACCCCGCTGCTCGACGCGCAGGGCCGGACGCGCTTCATCGTCCAGAACACCGTGGACGTCACCGACCTGCAGCGTCTCAAGGCCATGGCGTACGGTGGCGACGCCGAGGCGCTGGCGCCCAGGGAAGCCACGCTGCTGCAGCGGGCGCAGGAGGTCGAGCGCGCCAACCGGAACCTACTGGAGGAGAGCCGCAGCCTGCGCGACCTGTTCGCCCAGGCGCCCGGCTTCATGGCGGTGCTAAGCGGGCCGGACCTGATCTTCAGCCTGGTCAACAACACTTATCAGCAACTCATCGGCCATCGCCCGGTGATCGGCCGGCCGGTGCTGGAGGCGCTGCCCGAGATCGCCGGCCAGGGCTTCGACAGGCTGCTGCACGAGGTGATGCGGAGCGGCGAGCCGTACATCGGCTCGGCCTTGAGCGTGATGCTGCAACGCGAGCCGGGCGCGCCGCTCGAGGAGCGCTTCCTCGACTTCATCTACCAGCCGATGCGCGACCCCACCGGAGAGGTCTGGGGCGTGTTCGTCGAGGGCAGCGACGTTACCGACCGGGTGCTGGCCGAGCGGCGCCAGAAGCTGCTGCTCGACGAGCTGAACCACCGGGTGAAGAACACCCTCTCCACCGTCCAGGCCATCGCCGCCCAGACCCTGCGCTCCGGCGGCGACGTGGCCGCGGTGCGCGAGGCTTTCGAGAGCCGCCTGATGGCGTTGTCGGCGACCCACGACCTGCTCACCGCCACGAGTTGGCAGGGGGCGGCGCTGCGCGACGTGCTGCTGGTGGAGCTGAAGCCCTATGCGGCCGAGCGGTACCGCCTGGCCGGGCCGGAGGTGGCCCTGGCGCCGGCCGAGGCCCTGGCCTTCGGCCTGCTGATCCACGAGCTGGCGACCAATGCCGCCAAGTACGGCGCGCTGAAGGGCGACGACGGCCTGGTCGAGGTGTGCTGGGGCCGCATGGACGGAGGCGACAGGCCGCTGCTGATCCTGAACTGGACCGAGAGCGGCGGGCCGCGGGTGACCCCGCCCAGCCGGCGCGGGTTCGGCTCGCGCCTCATCGAGCGCAGCCTCAAGGGGGCTCTGCGCGGCTCGGCCGAACTGGACTTCGCGCCCGAAGGACTGAGGTGCCACGTGGAGCTGCCGCTCAGCCACGGATGA
- a CDS encoding NADH:flavin oxidoreductase/NADH oxidase, whose protein sequence is MPDLFSPYALKDVTLRNRIVMSPMTMYRSRDGLMNDFHVMLMGSRAAGGFGLVFPEQLAITPDGRTSASCAGIYDDAQIEGLARVTAIVKDMGATPAAQLGHTGRKGSEQKPWEGGAQLSPDHPDGWQVSGPSDVAYGGKANERVHALTVEEIGQIHRAYRDAAQRALEAGFEWLELHFAHGYLGASFFSPIANRRTDAYGGSLDNRMRFHIEALDAVREVWPERLPLSMRLGVDDLHEEGVHFEEALEAVRRMKAHGLDIADLSLGLNTPELQRRPFNDVAFMVERGARVRAEVGIPVGVSWNLGLPQVADRAIREEKIDLVLLGRPALANPHWPVWAARELGREDPFGLVPEDWGWWLRNFRGHAPSIGWPEPAGA, encoded by the coding sequence ATGCCCGACCTGTTCAGCCCCTATGCGCTGAAGGACGTCACCCTGCGCAACCGCATCGTCATGTCGCCGATGACGATGTACCGCTCGCGGGACGGGCTGATGAACGACTTCCACGTGATGCTGATGGGCTCGCGGGCGGCCGGCGGGTTCGGCCTCGTCTTCCCCGAGCAGCTGGCGATCACCCCGGACGGACGCACGAGCGCGAGCTGCGCGGGCATCTACGACGACGCGCAGATCGAGGGCCTCGCCCGGGTCACCGCCATCGTCAAGGACATGGGGGCGACGCCGGCGGCCCAGCTCGGCCACACCGGGCGCAAGGGCAGCGAGCAGAAGCCCTGGGAAGGCGGCGCCCAGCTTTCCCCGGATCACCCGGACGGCTGGCAGGTGTCGGGTCCTTCCGACGTGGCCTACGGCGGCAAGGCGAACGAGCGGGTGCACGCCCTGACGGTCGAGGAGATCGGCCAGATTCACCGGGCCTATCGCGACGCCGCCCAGCGGGCGCTGGAGGCGGGGTTCGAATGGCTGGAGCTGCACTTCGCCCACGGCTACCTCGGCGCCAGCTTCTTCTCGCCGATCGCCAACCGGCGGACCGACGCCTACGGCGGCAGCCTGGATAACCGCATGCGCTTCCACATCGAAGCGCTGGACGCGGTGCGCGAGGTCTGGCCCGAGCGGCTGCCTCTCTCCATGCGGCTCGGGGTCGACGACCTGCACGAGGAGGGCGTGCATTTCGAGGAGGCGCTCGAGGCGGTGCGGCGGATGAAGGCGCACGGGCTCGACATCGCCGACCTGAGCCTTGGCCTCAACACGCCCGAGCTGCAGCGGCGGCCGTTCAACGACGTGGCCTTCATGGTCGAGCGCGGGGCGCGGGTGCGCGCCGAGGTCGGCATACCGGTGGGGGTGAGCTGGAACCTCGGCCTGCCGCAGGTGGCCGACCGGGCCATCCGCGAGGAGAAGATCGATCTGGTGCTGCTCGGCCGGCCGGCGCTCGCCAATCCGCACTGGCCGGTGTGGGCGGCCCGCGAGCTCGGCCGTGAGGACCCCTTCGGCCTGGTGCCGGAAGACTGGGGCTGGTGGCTGCGCAACTTCCGCGGCCACGCCCCCTCGATCGGCTGGCCGGAGCCGGCGGGGGCCTAG
- a CDS encoding alpha/beta hydrolase, with amino-acid sequence MSSRHLVDPQLLPLLETIPPLNLSAQSLPAMRARPVMFQVNPKDLEATEQEIRTVPGPAGAPDVEVLVYRPRGAAGPLPCILHIHGGGYVAGDARGNEATHRSMVADLGCAIVSVNYRLAPETVFPGAVEDCYAALAWIMGEASALGFDPARVGVMGESAGGGLAAALALLARDRGEHALAFQHLIYPMIDDRTCVAAEPHPYVGEFVWTPQANRFGWTSLLGQAPGGPDVSPYAAAARASDLSRLPPTYIATGALDLFVEENLEYARRLIRAGVPTELHVYPGAFHGFQWAAQSDVARQAARDTRAALKKGLA; translated from the coding sequence ATGAGCAGCCGTCACCTGGTCGATCCCCAGCTCCTGCCGCTGCTCGAGACCATCCCGCCGCTGAACCTCTCGGCCCAGTCCCTGCCGGCCATGCGCGCCCGGCCGGTGATGTTCCAGGTGAACCCCAAGGATCTCGAGGCCACCGAGCAGGAGATCCGCACCGTTCCGGGCCCGGCCGGCGCGCCGGACGTCGAGGTGCTCGTCTACCGCCCCCGCGGCGCCGCCGGCCCGCTGCCCTGCATCCTGCACATCCACGGCGGCGGCTACGTCGCCGGTGACGCCCGCGGCAACGAGGCGACCCACCGCTCGATGGTCGCCGACCTCGGCTGCGCCATCGTCTCGGTGAACTACCGCCTGGCGCCGGAGACCGTCTTCCCGGGCGCGGTGGAGGACTGCTACGCCGCTCTCGCCTGGATCATGGGCGAGGCCTCCGCCCTCGGCTTCGACCCCGCCCGCGTCGGCGTGATGGGCGAGAGCGCCGGCGGCGGCCTGGCCGCGGCCCTCGCGCTCCTCGCGCGCGACCGGGGCGAGCACGCGCTCGCCTTCCAGCACCTCATCTATCCGATGATCGACGACCGCACCTGCGTCGCCGCCGAGCCGCACCCCTACGTCGGCGAGTTCGTCTGGACGCCGCAGGCCAACCGCTTCGGCTGGACCAGCCTGCTGGGGCAGGCGCCTGGCGGCCCGGATGTCTCGCCCTACGCCGCCGCCGCCCGCGCGAGCGACCTCTCGCGCCTGCCGCCGACCTACATCGCCACCGGCGCCCTCGACCTCTTCGTGGAGGAGAACCTCGAGTACGCCCGCCGCCTGATCCGCGCCGGGGTGCCGACCGAGCTGCACGTCTATCCGGGCGCCTTCCACGGTTTCCAGTGGGCGGCCCAGTCCGACGTCGCCCGCCAGGCCGCCCGCGACACCCGCGCGGCGCTGAAGAAGGGCCTGGCCTAG
- a CDS encoding TetR/AcrR family transcriptional regulator: MARSYTLKKRAEQQADTRRRIVEAAVDLHSTVGPAATTISMIADRAGVQRQTFYAHFPDDRALAMACSGLAFERDPLPALEPLLALAPGAARLEEGLSRLYGWYERNAQLTACVLRDAEHHVLTREIADLRFGPPMSAYRAALAEGLAAHRGPLLDLAMSYHSWRTLTAEAGLTTPQAAALMTRTLAG, from the coding sequence ATGGCCCGCAGCTACACCCTCAAGAAGCGCGCCGAGCAGCAGGCCGACACCCGCCGTCGCATCGTCGAGGCGGCCGTGGACCTGCACAGCACCGTCGGGCCGGCGGCCACCACCATCAGCATGATCGCCGACCGCGCCGGGGTTCAGCGCCAGACCTTCTACGCCCACTTCCCGGACGACCGGGCCCTGGCCATGGCCTGCTCGGGCCTGGCGTTCGAGCGCGACCCGCTGCCGGCGCTGGAGCCGCTCCTGGCGCTCGCCCCCGGCGCCGCCCGGCTGGAGGAGGGGCTGTCGCGCCTCTACGGCTGGTATGAGCGCAACGCCCAGCTCACCGCCTGCGTCCTGCGCGACGCCGAGCACCATGTCCTGACGCGCGAGATCGCCGACCTGCGCTTCGGCCCGCCGATGAGCGCCTACCGCGCCGCCCTGGCGGAGGGCCTCGCCGCCCACCGCGGCCCGCTGCTCGACCTCGCCATGAGCTATCATAGCTGGCGCACCCTCACCGCCGAGGCGGGCCTGACCACCCCGCAGGCCGCCGCCCTCATGACGCGCACCCTCGCCGGCTAG
- a CDS encoding oxygen-binding di-iron domain-containing protein, whose protein sequence is MDTRLTEIADGVFRFSTFVPEIDAPAGLTFNQFLVLGEEPLLFHTGLRRMFPALREAVGRVIAPERLRWITFGHFEADECGAMNEWLATAPDALVAHGHTACNVSLNDVADRMPRALDDGGTIELGNGKRVRYIDTPHTPHGWEAGVLFEESTGTLMCGDLFTQHGDRAALTEGDIVGPAIASEDIVGYSALNPDMGATIRRLAALKPTTLALMHGPAFRGDGAAALLALGEDYDRRAAARWEARGRVAERAA, encoded by the coding sequence ATGGACACCCGCCTGACCGAGATCGCCGACGGCGTCTTCCGCTTCTCGACCTTCGTGCCGGAGATCGACGCCCCCGCCGGCCTGACCTTCAACCAGTTTCTCGTGCTCGGCGAGGAGCCCCTGCTGTTCCACACCGGGCTGCGGCGCATGTTCCCGGCGCTGCGCGAGGCGGTGGGGCGGGTGATCGCGCCCGAGCGGCTGCGCTGGATCACCTTCGGCCACTTCGAGGCCGACGAGTGCGGCGCGATGAACGAGTGGCTGGCGACGGCGCCGGACGCCCTGGTGGCGCACGGCCACACCGCCTGCAACGTGTCGCTGAACGACGTCGCCGACCGCATGCCGCGGGCGCTCGACGACGGCGGGACGATCGAGCTCGGGAACGGCAAGCGCGTCCGCTACATCGACACCCCGCACACGCCGCACGGCTGGGAGGCCGGGGTGCTGTTCGAGGAATCCACCGGCACGCTGATGTGCGGCGACCTGTTCACCCAGCACGGCGACCGCGCGGCCCTGACCGAGGGCGACATCGTCGGCCCGGCGATCGCCTCGGAGGACATCGTCGGCTACTCGGCCCTGAACCCGGACATGGGGGCGACGATCCGGCGGCTGGCGGCGCTGAAGCCGACGACGCTGGCCCTGATGCACGGCCCGGCGTTCCGCGGCGACGGCGCGGCGGCGCTGCTGGCCCTGGGCGAGGACTACGACCGGCGGGCGGCGGCGCGCTGGGAGGCGCGGGGCCGCGTCGCCGAGCGGGCGGCCTAG